Genomic segment of Andrena cerasifolii isolate SP2316 chromosome 7, iyAndCera1_principal, whole genome shotgun sequence:
TCTGCGGGCATCCCAGTTTTGGTTGAACATAAACCCCCGAGTAAAAGTTCCATACCTATGTACAATTCGAGCATAACTGAGTTTCAATGAAATCATAAGAATCACACATTTTTAGGTGAATTATATATCCCCCATACCTGACACACGACTCTTTTTATTCGGGGGTTCTTCTTCGATTTTAACATTCGTATTATCTCCAGATTCTTCGTGTATTAACTTTGTCAACATCTCTTTTATAGGAGTTGCGACTAAATTCTTATCTTCTTCGGTAGCGTATGGTAATTGTTTAAACCTAAAAAGGAAACACAGTGTTAGTTACATTCATAACAtggatcagggttgactaattgGTGGCTCGCGGgtcaccgggggcacctccgccttgctgctacgctgaatggCCCCCCTCCTCCCTCCATAGCTATCAGcgagggccgttcagcgtagcagtaAAGCGaaggagcccccggtggctcgcgagtcaccagttagtcaaccctgatgtagattaatttgaataaaaatcttATAATTACCTCGGATCTAGAGTAGTTGCGATTTGGAGTAAAAGCGTGACATTGTAGTCTGCATACCTATCGCAGAGCATATCAGACAAGGATTCCTTAAAAGTTCTTGCTGTTTCGCTATCGGTCTCTTTTACTTTCAGATGAGAAGATACAAGTTGCCACAGCAATGGCTTCAATAGAGATATTAAAGGCATTTTCTCCTCGCTAAGCGTCATAATAGTAACTTTAAATGGTTCGAGAACGTTGACGAGATCCTCTACGACCTTCCACTGATCGTTAGTTAAATCGACTACTTCGTGATCGACACCTTCCATGCTTTCTAAGATGGATGTTACAATATTACGACGGAGGACCATCTGTTCGAGCATGTTATACGTCGATGTCCACACAGCAGGATAGTCCATTAGCATGGTATTCTCCTCCAGCTATAATATCAAATAAGATTAGCAACGATGCGACGAATTAACAGGATACTtcgattaagggggaacaacatcTTGAAGCctggaaaaaagtgcaattttttaaaattttttgttagatatccatacttcgtaggaaagtcatttaaaccccatatctagcaaaaaattcaaaaacattgcaCTTTTTtgcgggcttcaaggtgttgttcccccttaatagaTTTACCTCCAACAATTGTTCTTGCATAGCTAAAGCTGCAGACGCAGCTGGATGACTTATGATAGCTCCAATAGCTGCTCTACATTTGGATAATATACTAGCAACCTCTGGATTCTCGAAACAAGCCTGGGCGCACACTTGCAGCGTATAAAgtaaacaaggaaccaacgttAATCCTCGATTGGTCAAAGCAGCTAATAATTCCGCTCTGGACGTGGCTACTACTACCGCCGTTACCCTATCTATTTTCAAGTCCCAATCGAGTAACAACGAATCTATGGTATTACCCCACTGAGCCTCTTCCCAATCCAGAGGTACATGAATCGTGTTTAATACTTTGCATTCTAAAACCGGCTCACCAGAGTTCTGGTAATACACGGAAATAGTGACAAAATGTTCGTCAGAATTGGATCTCCACTCCTCGATGGTCAAACCTACTTCGCTTGTAATGCAAGATAGAGTGGTCGCCACTGATTCACGAAAGGTATCATAAATCTTTGGTATTATCTCctcttctaatttatttttactAGGAATCTCGCAAGGAGATCGCAACGTCGCGACTAGCCTCTGAAACCCTCGGCCTTCGACTACCTCTGGCAGCTGCAAGTCCATTATAATAAATTCAGCTATAGCGTCTGACACAGTCTTCCCATCGATACTCGTCTGATTAATAGGATTATCTTCTGGCATGAGGAAGGCCACGTTCTGACTATTGTTCGCGATATTGGAGCTGCTCTTAATCATAACACGTAAAGGCTGACCTATGGTAATATCATCCTCGATGTTAGACAGATTTATATTTGGGTCTGTTACGAACTGAATGTCCCCGTCTATTTGAACGGTGCCATCCGCGTTTGTAGTGTAAATATGCTGCGCCGGTGATAAACCAGCTTTCAAGAGTCTCTTCTGGGCCCTTCGCTCTTTTGTTTCCTGGGAGAGCATCTGCCTACGTGGAGGATTAGTGGACTCGAGTTCCAACAGCTCTTGCGCGTGCTTGTTTTGCAAGTGCATGCGCAAGTTGCTGGTATTGCGATTGTACGCGATCTGAGTTTTGCACAGTATGCAAACGATCTTCACTTTGGTGAGAATGTCACCATCGTCCGTGGCTGGGAAGCCAAAGAATTTCCAGTAAATACTTCTCATGGACATGGGCACCACCAGCTTTTTGTAGGTGTATGTGTGCTTCTCTTCCATCATTTTAGCGAGCACCATTTGCATCTCGCTTTTGGATTCATCTGCGGCGGCGGTCTTGCCGTTGTTAGGTAATGTTATCGATTTACTTTCCATGATTGCGAATGAAAATACATAAGTGCCGGCGCGTCTTATCTATCAGGTACTAAATACACGGATGTACGGTGTTTCTCGTATTTCTACCACCTCGCAGCGTTTGTTTCTCATCAAAATGGTGGATTTTCGTTGCATAATTTAAAATACCGCTGTTTACAACGATGCATGGCCCGTTTTAGGGGCACTTACCCGGCTGGTGGGTTAAAAGGGGATAACGAATTTGCCCGCGAAGAGTACGATATCTCAAAGCGGCGTTTGACGAATTATTTCACAGATATCGAACTTCAATTTCTCGTTTCGAAAAGAACGATGCACGATCGGTTATCGACCACCTCTCGTAACGATGCTATCGACTTCGGTTCTCTTGTTCAAAGGAATATCGCTACGTAGACCTCTCAACTAATCGATCCCACAAAATGGTGCGGTTTCCATGTAGCTCCATCTGCATCGATTACTCGAAACTACTCCACATCTCATTCTTCAAATAGAGCATGCAAAATACctttgtaaaaaggaaaatGAAAGCTATTCTATAATACTATTTAACGTATCGATATGTATACGCAATAATTTGAATTATTACTTACAAAGATACATTGGATGTGTCTAACCTAAAGAATGATAATGCGCCTTTAGATTGAACGTTATATAGATACTCTCCAATTATCTCCGTAACTGTTAGCCAAAAGAGCGTGAATTCTCATGGCAGAAAAGACAAATGAATATGAAGTAGTAATTTGCAGAGAAACAAAGAGGTATCAGAGGGAACTGTTACTTGGAAACAATCTATTTCACGCAAGTTTGCCGAGGAACGTATTCTTGATACTCCCTAGAAGGGTGCCGAGTTTTAATGCGATACTCCCAGACGTAGGAGATGCATTTatctaaaagaaataaaacgTTATCTTTGCTAATATTGTGGAGGTTAATCTCTGTCATTCTTGTACAAACTGCCCACGTACCGGACGAGTACTGGCAGTCATTAGAAGTGGCTCATCGCTTAGCATTCGGATATGGATATCTGACGTGGGAGTGGATCGCAAAGATTCGCAGCTATGTCTATCCATTCCTGATATCCATTGTCTATCAACTACTGGCATTGCTGTCTTTAGATTATGTAACAGCCTTGACGACGTTGCCTCGATTACTTCAAGCGTTTATCAGTGCTTATGGAGAGTTTAGACTCTACGAGTGGTCTAAAAACAAATGGACACTGTACAGCTTGTGCGTAAATTGGTACTGGTACTATTGCGCCACACGCACGCTAATCAATACCATAGAAACGGCGTGTACCATGATAGCGCTGTCAATGTTTCCATGGCGGGACAGCAATATCAGAAGTATAAACTTCATGTGGATCGTAGGATTTTTATGCATGATGCGACCCACTGCCGCTATTACATGGTTGCCCTTATGCTTCTATCATTTATGTACGAGTCCGCGGAATAAGTTAATGTTAATATCTCGATACTGCATGGTAGGCATTGTTTGTTGCTTGAGTTGCATACTGTTGGACACTTACTGTTACGGTACATTAGTCATTTCTCCTTGGGAGTTCTTCCGTGTAAATGTACTACATAAGGTTGGAGATTCGTATGGAACACAGCATTTACTGTGGTACCTTTTTAGCGGATTACCAGTACTTTTAGGATTATATTATCCTATCTTTATATCGTGTGTTTGGCAAATAACGAGGCATCCCGCTTCTTTCCATCGTCAAGCGATCATGCTGGTAGCGATTGGTTGGACACTCTGCGTCTATTCGCTGCTGTCTCACAAAGAATTTAGGTTCCTATTGCCCGTTTTGCCAATgttaatatacatatgtacttcTTGTAGACTCAGTTTGAACATTAAGTTCGCAAAGACGGGAAGAAAAATCTTTATAGCATTATTAATAGTCACTAATCTCTTGCCTGGTCTTTACTTTTGTACAGTGCACCAGCGTGGATCGCTAGACGCAATGAATATTCTCCGCAAGGAGCTCGCTGACTCGGACAATACAGCTAACTTATTATTTCTGACCCCTTGTCATGCCACACCTTTATACAGCCATTTACACAACAATGTACCCATAAAAATATTGACTTGCGAACCTAATCTCAATAACTCTGCGAATTATGTGGACGAAGCTGATGTATTTTTTGCCGACCCGATGCAATGGCTCAGCCATAACTATGATAACAGAAACATAATACCTAGCCATGTAATAGCATTTAATGACTTAACAcctaaaataagaaaattcctAGAGCATTATCAACTTATATATGAAACATTTCACGCGCATTTTCCTCAGTCAAATTATGGAAAAtacattgaaatatacaaacataaataaaatctttTGCTGCATAGAAATGTGTTTTTATTACATTGTCTTTGGAGCACCGAACCTTCCCAGGATTCCTTCCATCGTCCGCTCTGATTGTCTAAAAATAcggaacataaataatttttaattgataAGTTTATAGTTAACCAGTACAGCAATCAGGACAAATATAGCGTCCGAAAGGGACGCTGGGAGTGACTATAACTCATTTTGGTAATTTAGTTAACGGAGAAACGGTGCAGTGGGTTCCTCGACACGCGTATATGGTAATAGTTGGACCGGAGCCCGAGAGGGCGGTCGTAATGATAGAAATAATTGAGTCACGCGGCGGGAGGAGCCGAGTTCTCGTTCGGGTGGTTTGTGGAGTGGAGGGCTGGATCAGGAGGTGGTGACCAAcgatggtgatggtggtggaggGAAAAAAACCGGAgagtgagggagagagagagagaaggcgaCAAAGCGAGTTTTCGCGAGGCCATCGCCGGTGCGAAAAGCCTTCGATGATTACACGATCGAATACGATCTTTGTCAGATTTTCAGCAGCCAAAAATTACCTATCTATAGGAACCAGCTCGCATATACCGTTACCAACTGGGCTTCGAATCTCGGAAACTATGCAAGCATACAGCGACGATAGCGTTCCTAACGGCAGTTTCTTCGCACTGCTGCATCTGCACCAAATCGTAACCATCAATAACAACACTGTCTACATTGTTTCTACATAGCAGGAATGTTTAATTGTAATACACGAAGAGCACGTGCACTTGATTAGAGAATAAAGTCGCTTAACAATAGAAGAACCCTATGGTAAGTAATCTAAAGGGAATTGAGAACTTTTTACCTAAACTCTTCGTCATAGATCACCAAATCCTTTATCTTCTTTTTTGATTCGTTCTACGCCTCGGAAAAACGTGACAAACGTGAAAGAACATGTGGATCGGGTAGGGGGATGGGTCCGCGATGATCGCGGTTAAAGAAAGGCGGACGTAGTAAAGTAACGCAAGGTAAAGTAAGGTAAGGTAAGGTAACTGGCGGCTGTAATCGAAGGTACGGCAAGGATGGTGTAAGCGGGATGGAAGAAAATATAAAGAGGGGACTGACTACATGGAGTCAACGTTCCGAGCGGGTCAGCGACCAAGCCTGTCTTCTTCTCTCTCGGCGTTCCTCGTTCACGTGTCCCTTCCTCTATCACGGGTGCTCTTCCTTCTTTGCCGCgcgttccttttttctctcgTATTAGTGAAACTCTGTTTATCGGGCCTCGCCATAGGGAGGTACCTGTAAATACAGCGGGACCGggctcctcttccttctcttccAAAAGACTTAACCCTCTGGATGGGAAACGCGCAACGGGCGTTCAGCGACTATGGTTAAAAGTAGTAGAGTAGAGGAATCCCGCACGCCCAGAGGGTTAAATATCTTGATCCGCGACGGTTTTGAAAGTTACGTGGAAGGCTACGTGCACGAGAGGCACGAGCATAATTCTCGTCCCGAGAGAAAGTTCCGCGCAACGGTGAATCCGCTCCCCTTCCTCCCGTCGTGAAAGAGCATCCGAAACGGATCGTCCATTGGGTATACAGGCGCTATATCGAAGCATCTGCGGACGGTTCTTGTTCTTGAGAATCGAATAATAGATCATGTTTAGAACAAGGTATCTACTTACAAGTTACTGCACCCTTTTCCAGTACTAAAACTACTGATTTGTAGCTGTTCTAAATAATAaacaacgattttattaaaaatccttttagataaagtttttttttatatttgtgaATTTACATTTCGCAGCTCAGACTTCTGTACAAATATCTTGTATCCCTGTATaggtacagtttaacagtttgcttaaacgctataatggaaaatttactaaaaaataattcttttcttgtactacaatttccatGGTGATAGGTATACTGCGAACGTCtgtaaagttttagttttactatacGCACATGCGTGACGGatgatttctcgataaattgtgtattttcgataatcgttttttgtcgttttcgtatagaacgcgagtggctgatttggcctctccctcaagggaaaaatacttattataatttgcaaaatacttattttaacttagcaatatgagggaAAATATCGGAAAGTTCCTTGGTTTATTACGGAAACCTACAAAAAAATCCGCTCCTGCCTAATTTCAAGTGGttctcggggttaatttttttttttaaatattgtattgtcatccaaactacgcacgcctgcaaagtttcaagacaattggatagttggaagtgggttaaagagttgccagatttgaaccatacaaacaaacagaggatcgaagctgaataaaatcgtttaaaaagaaatacagCTTTAAGCTTCTAATAGACTAATGGGAGTAGAGTAATTGCATGACCATTGTCAGTGGGTTAAGTCATACAGCAAGTCGACGGTAATGCATGGATAAATATGCACCTACATCGTTTCTAaccatgcattaatttctcgTACAGTTTTTGCGTTTCAGATCAATTCTAGGCTTATATatccagtgctggatta
This window contains:
- the LOC143371604 gene encoding E3 SUMO-protein ligase ZBED1 codes for the protein MESKSITLPNNGKTAAADESKSEMQMVLAKMMEEKHTYTYKKLVVPMSMRSIYWKFFGFPATDDGDILTKVKIVCILCKTQIAYNRNTSNLRMHLQNKHAQELLELESTNPPRRQMLSQETKERRAQKRLLKAGLSPAQHIYTTNADGTVQIDGDIQFVTDPNINLSNIEDDITIGQPLRVMIKSSSNIANNSQNVAFLMPEDNPINQTSIDGKTVSDAIAEFIIMDLQLPEVVEGRGFQRLVATLRSPCEIPSKNKLEEEIIPKIYDTFRESVATTLSCITSEVGLTIEEWRSNSDEHFVTISVYYQNSGEPVLECKVLNTIHVPLDWEEAQWGNTIDSLLLDWDLKIDRVTAVVVATSRAELLAALTNRGLTLVPCLLYTLQVCAQACFENPEVASILSKCRAAIGAIISHPAASAALAMQEQLLELEENTMLMDYPAVWTSTYNMLEQMVLRRNIVTSILESMEGVDHEVVDLTNDQWKVVEDLVNVLEPFKVTIMTLSEEKMPLISLLKPLLWQLVSSHLKVKETDSETARTFKESLSDMLCDRYADYNVTLLLQIATTLDPRFKQLPYATEEDKNLVATPIKEMLTKLIHEESGDNTNVKIEEEPPNKKSRVSGMELLLGGLCSTKTGMPAEEKADLELVQYHSESTAPLDYCPLQWWAKISAKCPNLGKLACRYNCVPACCAPPSRIPAEVQVLYDTRRAALPPHLIDKLLFLHGNHTV
- the Pig-b gene encoding phosphatidylinositol glycan anchor biosynthesis class B, which encodes MHLSKRNKTLSLLILWRLISVILVQTAHVPDEYWQSLEVAHRLAFGYGYLTWEWIAKIRSYVYPFLISIVYQLLALLSLDYVTALTTLPRLLQAFISAYGEFRLYEWSKNKWTLYSLCVNWYWYYCATRTLINTIETACTMIALSMFPWRDSNIRSINFMWIVGFLCMMRPTAAITWLPLCFYHLCTSPRNKLMLISRYCMVGIVCCLSCILLDTYCYGTLVISPWEFFRVNVLHKVGDSYGTQHLLWYLFSGLPVLLGLYYPIFISCVWQITRHPASFHRQAIMLVAIGWTLCVYSLLSHKEFRFLLPVLPMLIYICTSCRLSLNIKFAKTGRKIFIALLIVTNLLPGLYFCTVHQRGSLDAMNILRKELADSDNTANLLFLTPCHATPLYSHLHNNVPIKILTCEPNLNNSANYVDEADVFFADPMQWLSHNYDNRNIIPSHVIAFNDLTPKIRKFLEHYQLIYETFHAHFPQSNYGKYIEIYKHK